In one Cloacibacillus porcorum genomic region, the following are encoded:
- a CDS encoding ZIP family metal transporter, whose protein sequence is MDWFAAQPAPLQALMAGIFTWGVTALGAAGVFLAKRPSQKLLDIMLGFAGGVMIAASYWSLLAPAIEISEELGYPGWLPPLIGFLAGGGSLRLLDMVMPHLHPAMAETHPDGPPSTLRRTTLLVLAITLHNIPEGLAVGVAFGAIGMLPQATVAGAVALALGMGLQNFPEGLAVSMPLRREGLTRTRSFFYGQLSAIVEPIFAFLGALLVYIARPLLPYALAFAAGAMIFVVVEETVPESQASGNGDLATTGFLIGFAVMMVLDVALG, encoded by the coding sequence ATGGATTGGTTCGCTGCACAGCCGGCGCCTTTACAGGCTTTGATGGCAGGAATTTTTACCTGGGGCGTGACGGCGCTCGGAGCGGCGGGCGTCTTTCTCGCGAAGCGCCCGAGCCAGAAGCTGCTGGACATCATGCTCGGCTTCGCGGGAGGCGTGATGATCGCGGCAAGCTACTGGTCGCTGCTCGCCCCCGCGATAGAGATATCCGAGGAGCTCGGCTACCCGGGATGGCTGCCGCCTCTGATCGGCTTTCTCGCGGGAGGCGGTTCGCTGCGCCTGCTCGACATGGTGATGCCGCATCTTCATCCCGCGATGGCGGAGACGCACCCGGACGGGCCGCCCTCCACCCTTCGCCGCACAACGCTGCTCGTACTCGCGATAACGCTGCACAACATCCCCGAGGGGCTCGCCGTCGGCGTCGCCTTTGGCGCGATAGGGATGCTGCCGCAGGCGACGGTGGCGGGGGCGGTCGCGCTCGCGCTAGGCATGGGGCTGCAGAATTTCCCCGAAGGACTCGCCGTCTCGATGCCGCTGCGCCGCGAGGGGCTCACACGCACCAGATCATTTTTCTACGGACAGCTCTCGGCAATCGTCGAGCCGATATTCGCCTTCCTCGGCGCGCTGCTCGTCTATATCGCGCGCCCGCTGCTGCCCTACGCGCTCGCCTTCGCCGCGGGAGCGATGATCTTCGTCGTCGTTGAAGAGACGGTCCCTGAATCTCAGGCCTCCGGTAACGGCGACCTAGCGACGACCGGCTTCCTCATCGGCTTCGCGGTGATGATGGTGCTCGACGTCGCGCTTGGGTAG
- a CDS encoding Ig-like domain-containing protein has protein sequence MKVSKKSSWYITAISLIAACLLAGAAVAGNFASITENSNKPVTVDLNNENPQYIYLITAPVKIFTDNEANAKSGDHTKDALTINAKNAIAAFAGWNYTSGSPTNVEIFGNIKFNFSSGKIGWESPDKICGGGDAFRGTGTMGSNGTVYGNVDSSFGVVGNNDDELYTTALLLGAGDGTVMGNTSMTFNSGKHGGSYLYLIAGPAYNGDLHGDSLLTINGGEFKGTAMIGGCYAYDTRKPKMKGNSSVVINGGKITGLSWGVIGGCAANGSGVAEAMVQGSSSVSIYGGTISANIYGGPFARQSDVKSSVVSGDASVNIIGDDGLAAITAPVKIFAGADPAKTNSGVGGNAAVNFVNITKTPAEFKGFELNGGKSVTSGDSVLVFNMVKADFSKVTITSFDRVEVDPNSEISGLSKAAFDADTIKLTGNWNNFGEASPLKFTDDASAVKIDASGALGVKSAGWSSDGKTLVVKCDNTPVAVTPATLRLEVGKSGKVTVTTYAKNEAVQWSSSDPTVAAVDGDGNVTAVKAGLTVVSATGTASETKAGCTVTVEDPAAPDPVPTPAPVTPTVITEKDNPVTKDKDVPADVKPATPVITSATAENTTALAASADVPVKFFTATADGNITVDPVIAKKTVASVMSDDAAVAPKTIVTLPIITATISDGKVAALAMKTTGAQLGAAANNIVSDITLIKILKDETGAKFGYTAEPAGYADQSFTLKNADGNNLAFTDKIDPTATYTLILFVKDNGEFDYDKTMGSVIDPVAMAMNEAKAPKPSGGSSSGCSAGMGVLALLALLPLAAARRKR, from the coding sequence ATGAAAGTATCAAAAAAAAGTTCATGGTATATCACAGCAATCTCTTTGATAGCCGCGTGTCTGTTGGCAGGCGCGGCTGTCGCGGGTAATTTTGCTTCGATCACAGAGAATTCGAACAAGCCCGTGACCGTTGACCTGAATAATGAAAATCCGCAATATATTTACCTTATCACTGCACCAGTAAAAATATTCACCGATAATGAGGCAAACGCAAAGTCAGGCGATCACACGAAGGACGCCCTGACAATAAACGCAAAAAACGCGATCGCCGCATTCGCAGGTTGGAACTATACATCAGGCTCTCCTACTAATGTAGAGATCTTCGGAAATATTAAGTTTAATTTCAGCTCCGGAAAAATCGGCTGGGAATCGCCTGATAAAATTTGCGGCGGCGGCGACGCATTCCGCGGGACGGGTACCATGGGGAGCAACGGAACCGTATATGGGAATGTTGATTCCTCTTTTGGCGTAGTCGGAAATAACGATGATGAGTTATACACGACCGCCCTGCTCTTAGGGGCCGGAGACGGAACCGTCATGGGCAATACGTCTATGACTTTTAACTCAGGCAAACACGGCGGGTCATACTTATACCTGATTGCCGGTCCGGCTTATAACGGGGACCTTCACGGCGACAGCCTGCTTACAATAAACGGCGGCGAATTTAAGGGGACTGCCATGATTGGCGGGTGTTACGCGTACGACACTAGAAAACCCAAGATGAAGGGAAATTCAAGCGTCGTCATCAACGGAGGCAAAATTACAGGCTTATCATGGGGGGTCATTGGCGGATGCGCAGCTAACGGCTCCGGAGTGGCCGAGGCTATGGTTCAAGGCAGCAGTAGCGTGAGTATCTACGGCGGCACGATTTCTGCCAATATCTACGGCGGCCCGTTTGCAAGGCAGTCTGACGTTAAGTCTTCTGTCGTAAGCGGAGACGCCTCTGTCAATATAATCGGGGACGACGGCCTGGCGGCCATAACCGCGCCGGTAAAGATCTTTGCCGGAGCCGACCCCGCAAAGACGAACAGCGGCGTCGGCGGCAATGCTGCGGTCAACTTTGTGAATATCACAAAGACGCCGGCAGAGTTCAAAGGCTTTGAGCTGAACGGCGGCAAATCTGTGACATCGGGAGACAGCGTTCTTGTCTTTAATATGGTCAAAGCGGATTTCTCAAAGGTAACCATAACCTCGTTTGACCGCGTGGAAGTCGATCCGAACTCCGAGATCTCCGGACTTTCCAAAGCTGCGTTCGATGCGGATACAATCAAGCTCACCGGCAACTGGAACAATTTTGGAGAGGCATCTCCGCTTAAGTTTACCGACGACGCCAGTGCCGTTAAGATCGACGCCAGCGGAGCCCTCGGAGTTAAGAGCGCTGGGTGGAGCAGCGACGGCAAGACGCTCGTCGTAAAATGCGATAATACACCAGTAGCGGTTACCCCGGCAACGCTTCGCCTTGAAGTCGGCAAGAGCGGCAAGGTAACGGTTACCACATATGCAAAGAACGAGGCGGTACAATGGTCCTCAAGCGACCCGACCGTTGCGGCGGTTGACGGCGACGGCAACGTCACGGCGGTAAAAGCTGGGCTGACTGTCGTATCCGCAACAGGTACCGCGTCTGAAACAAAAGCCGGCTGCACCGTGACGGTCGAAGACCCGGCGGCTCCGGACCCGGTGCCGACGCCGGCTCCCGTAACGCCGACCGTCATAACTGAAAAGGATAACCCCGTGACCAAGGACAAAGACGTACCGGCAGATGTGAAACCGGCGACCCCCGTCATCACCTCGGCGACGGCGGAGAACACCACAGCCCTCGCGGCGAGCGCGGACGTTCCGGTAAAATTCTTCACCGCGACGGCCGACGGCAATATCACAGTCGACCCAGTGATCGCCAAGAAGACCGTGGCCTCCGTAATGTCGGACGACGCGGCGGTGGCTCCGAAGACGATCGTAACTCTGCCCATTATCACGGCGACGATTAGCGACGGCAAAGTCGCGGCCCTCGCGATGAAGACGACCGGCGCGCAGCTTGGCGCGGCGGCAAACAATATAGTCAGCGACATCACGCTCATCAAAATACTTAAAGACGAGACGGGCGCGAAGTTCGGCTATACTGCGGAGCCGGCCGGCTACGCCGACCAGAGCTTCACGCTCAAAAACGCGGATGGAAACAACCTCGCCTTTACCGACAAGATCGATCCGACGGCGACATACACGCTCATACTCTTCGTCAAGGATAACGGAGAGTTCGACTACGACAAAACCATGGGCAGCGTAATCGACCCCGTGGCGATGGCGATGAACGAGGCGAAGGCGCCGAAACCATCCGGCGGTTCAAGCAGCGGCTGCTCCGCGGGTATGGGAGTCTTAGCACTGCTGGCGCTGCTGCCGCTCGCGGCGGCGAGACGCAAGAGGTAA
- a CDS encoding IS3 family transposase, with protein MVIERNIKYRIIFEFSTKHSVCGMCRFLSVSRSAYYSWLKRREMEDKDGPLIEAIRTGQNINKNTYGYRRMTLWLNNFIGIHVNNKRVRRVMKKAGLQAEIRKKKKFKVMSGNIHSYENILNREFRSDRPNQKLVTDITYIRTKKGNIFLSMIKDLFDNSIQGYQISRNNNIKLVTDTLKKAFENNNKVVADGPILHSDQGFQYTSHAYFNLTQRYGLKVSMSRKGNCLDNACAENFFSHIKSELVNRVKWENYEEAKDAIDEYIRYYNNDRIQIKLKKAPMQYRSLFIE; from the coding sequence GTGGTGATAGAAAGAAATATTAAATACAGAATCATTTTTGAATTTTCAACAAAACATTCTGTCTGTGGAATGTGTAGATTTTTGTCCGTATCACGCTCTGCATACTACAGTTGGCTAAAGCGGCGTGAAATGGAAGATAAAGACGGACCTCTCATAGAAGCAATAAGAACGGGACAGAATATCAACAAAAACACTTATGGGTACAGGCGAATGACTCTGTGGCTCAACAACTTCATTGGCATTCATGTAAACAATAAGAGGGTAAGGCGTGTTATGAAAAAAGCGGGACTTCAAGCGGAAATAAGAAAAAAGAAAAAGTTTAAAGTGATGTCAGGAAATATCCACAGCTATGAGAATATCCTGAACAGAGAATTTCGTTCCGACAGACCAAACCAGAAACTGGTTACTGATATCACATATATACGAACAAAAAAGGGGAATATATTCCTCTCCATGATAAAAGATCTCTTTGATAATTCCATACAGGGATATCAAATCAGTCGTAATAATAATATTAAGTTAGTAACCGATACATTGAAGAAAGCATTTGAAAATAATAATAAGGTGGTCGCTGATGGACCAATCCTCCACAGCGACCAGGGGTTTCAATATACAAGCCATGCATATTTCAACCTGACACAAAGATACGGACTCAAGGTCTCGATGTCAAGGAAAGGAAATTGTTTGGATAATGCATGTGCAGAAAACTTCTTTAGTCACATTAAATCAGAACTCGTCAACCGAGTAAAATGGGAGAACTACGAGGAGGCCAAAGATGCCATAGACGAATATATAAGGTATTATAATAACGACAGGATACAGATCAAATTGAAAAAGGCTCCGATGCAATATCGAAGTCTCTTTATTGAATAA
- a CDS encoding helix-turn-helix domain-containing protein — protein MRKRKTEERIRAIEMHKQGIPRRRIAEELGVSPDSVKTWISLYKSGQKDLLDDTRKKRTYSKAVKLEAVSAHLEEGRTMVDVTSSFNISSPSLLRRWCKEFIEQGDISSSKQDCPDKKLEVTNSIEKIKELEMQVDVLKKALELQRW, from the coding sequence ATGCGTAAACGTAAAACGGAAGAAAGAATAAGAGCAATTGAGATGCACAAACAGGGAATTCCACGAAGGCGGATTGCTGAAGAACTTGGTGTTAGTCCTGATTCTGTTAAAACATGGATATCTTTATATAAGAGCGGACAGAAGGACTTACTGGATGATACAAGGAAAAAAAGAACCTACAGCAAGGCTGTAAAACTTGAAGCTGTTTCGGCTCATTTAGAAGAGGGACGTACTATGGTAGATGTTACCTCATCTTTTAACATTTCAAGTCCCTCTCTTTTAAGACGATGGTGTAAGGAATTTATCGAACAAGGGGATATTTCTAGTTCAAAACAAGACTGTCCAGATAAGAAATTGGAAGTTACAAATAGCATAGAAAAGATCAAAGAGCTGGAAATGCAGGTCGACGTATTAAAAAAAGCCTTAGAGCTGCAAAGGTGGTGA
- a CDS encoding LpxI family protein, whose product MDNQIALIAGEGSLPVVIASRLTDNCNPPVVYSIRESIGELSKYALDVINITKPDFGFTIKDMKKRGVKSIIMAGTVSKTLVFKPSLFDLTTQRFLAGLLFRDDHSILGAIVDFLEKEGFSVLSYRDIVPDLLAKSGHIAGRTPTKEELDDADYGFSICKAVVPLSFGQTVIVNKRSVVAVEAMEGTDATLLRAGSLCKGGTVAKMMRLDQDERYDIPTVGPDTLRHMAQAKLNCLALHAGWTLILEPEEFQAVAKKENISVIGVEVCRSL is encoded by the coding sequence TTGGATAACCAGATAGCTCTTATCGCCGGCGAGGGATCGCTTCCCGTTGTGATAGCAAGCAGGCTGACGGATAACTGCAATCCGCCTGTCGTCTATTCTATCAGGGAGAGTATCGGCGAGCTGTCTAAGTACGCGCTTGACGTTATAAACATTACTAAACCAGACTTTGGCTTTACGATAAAGGACATGAAGAAGCGCGGCGTGAAGAGCATCATTATGGCGGGAACGGTGTCGAAGACTCTCGTCTTCAAGCCCTCGCTCTTCGACCTCACCACGCAGCGTTTTCTCGCGGGGCTGCTCTTCCGAGACGACCATTCGATCCTCGGGGCGATCGTCGATTTCCTTGAGAAAGAGGGGTTCAGCGTGCTCAGCTACCGCGACATCGTTCCCGACCTGCTCGCGAAGAGCGGGCATATCGCTGGACGGACGCCGACCAAGGAGGAGCTGGACGACGCCGATTACGGTTTTTCGATCTGCAAAGCCGTGGTGCCGCTCTCCTTCGGACAGACCGTCATCGTCAACAAACGTTCGGTGGTCGCGGTGGAGGCGATGGAGGGAACAGACGCAACTTTGCTGCGCGCCGGCTCCCTCTGCAAGGGCGGCACGGTCGCCAAGATGATGCGCCTAGACCAGGACGAGCGTTACGACATCCCCACCGTCGGCCCCGACACGCTGCGCCACATGGCGCAGGCAAAACTGAATTGTCTCGCGCTCCACGCGGGATGGACGCTGATCCTGGAGCCGGAAGAGTTTCAGGCCGTCGCTAAAAAGGAAAATATCTCCGTGATAGGTGTCGAAGTTTGTCGATCTTTATAA
- a CDS encoding lipid-A-disaccharide synthase produces MSIFISSGEASGDHYTANLAKRLRAGGYSGDIWGMGGVESREAGIRVEWPGERLQLFGLMEVLSAIPSIIALRGEMVRRILETAPEAVIVCDSPDYHMHLISKLRSRGYRGRIFYISPPSVWAWRSGRAEDLRRNVDECLPLFKFEHEYLLSRGCASHWRGHPLVEEFGRLAAEPSKLAGRFDRERLVAFLPGSRRSEVTALLPMMREVAGILAAKGWQPVFSVAPGLNPAVRGDMIEEFTRDGILFYDGPGHDLMAAARCAVGASGTITVESLLLGCYMVVTYKLNPISALVGRCVVKTPYYAMANILAGEEMFPELMQEKATVKNILAHTLAWLEDGGDFRENIKKTMKRTLLTLGEEGVYDFWSRRIMEAAANA; encoded by the coding sequence TTGTCGATCTTTATAAGCTCCGGCGAGGCGTCGGGGGACCATTACACCGCGAATCTCGCTAAGAGGCTGCGCGCCGGCGGCTACAGCGGCGATATCTGGGGTATGGGAGGCGTCGAATCGCGGGAGGCGGGGATACGCGTCGAATGGCCCGGCGAGCGTCTGCAGCTATTCGGCCTTATGGAGGTCTTATCAGCCATCCCCTCGATCATCGCGCTGCGCGGCGAGATGGTGAGACGCATTCTCGAAACCGCGCCCGAGGCGGTCATCGTCTGCGACAGCCCCGATTATCACATGCATCTGATCTCCAAGCTGCGTTCGCGCGGCTATCGGGGACGTATCTTTTATATCTCGCCGCCCTCGGTCTGGGCCTGGCGCAGCGGACGCGCGGAAGACCTGCGCCGCAACGTGGACGAATGTCTGCCCCTCTTTAAATTTGAACACGAATATCTGCTCTCACGCGGCTGCGCAAGCCACTGGCGCGGCCACCCGCTTGTCGAAGAGTTCGGCAGGCTCGCCGCCGAGCCCTCCAAACTCGCGGGACGCTTTGACCGCGAACGGCTGGTGGCCTTCCTCCCGGGGAGCAGAAGAAGCGAGGTAACGGCACTGCTCCCGATGATGCGCGAGGTAGCCGGCATACTTGCGGCAAAGGGCTGGCAGCCGGTATTCTCCGTCGCGCCTGGGCTCAACCCTGCGGTGCGCGGCGATATGATAGAAGAGTTCACGAGGGACGGCATCCTCTTTTACGACGGCCCCGGCCATGACCTGATGGCCGCCGCACGCTGCGCCGTCGGCGCCAGCGGTACGATCACCGTCGAATCGCTGCTTCTCGGCTGCTATATGGTCGTCACCTACAAGCTGAACCCGATATCGGCGCTCGTTGGCCGCTGCGTCGTCAAGACGCCCTATTATGCGATGGCCAACATCCTCGCGGGAGAAGAGATGTTCCCCGAACTGATGCAGGAAAAGGCCACTGTGAAGAACATCCTCGCACACACCCTCGCATGGCTGGAGGACGGCGGGGACTTCCGCGAAAATATAAAAAAGACCATGAAACGCACCCTGCTCACGCTCGGCGAAGAGGGAGTATATGATTTCTGGAGCAGGCGCATAATGGAGGCCGCCGCCAATGCTTAA
- a CDS encoding ABC transporter ATP-binding protein, which produces MLKLTDKNEWSSYLRVLKYCIPYKKRLIYAVICMALSAIAAITPPWLIKNVVDDVLIRKETYMLNLLCFSVVFLYILKAVFTYANLYLMTWVGQKVVIDIRLELYDRTQRLSLLTLYSRRSGEFLSRITNDVSTLQNILASVVVDFVVQGITFVGIIGLLLFLNWRLTLATFMVIPIAVFAIDQASSKLRRVGTVIQERLAMVAAIAQEAVSSIKIVRSFATEEEEYERFKEESDLHFKAVMKGTQVRGALEGIVEVILIAALAAILWIGGRNVIGGKLTAGGLIAFLTYIGLLVQPVRVLSRVVSTIQQGAASADRVFEILDEANEVPLTEHPVVHSPMKGHVSFENVDFRYNDSKHVLNGISFEIKPGEKVAIVGPTGAGKSTIADLVMRFYDPQGGAVKVDGIDLRDLELKSYRRQIGVVPQDPVLMKGTLAYNIGYGCRGMTKASLERAAKMAGIYDFIMTLPRGFDTEVGERGVTLSGGQRQRVAIARAVVRDPRILIMDEATSSLDALVEQQVQEAMHNAMEGRTSIVIAHRLSTIRDADRILVLRDGKIAEAGTHDELVAAGGHYYRLFAASNGEHTEVG; this is translated from the coding sequence ATGCTTAAACTTACCGATAAAAATGAATGGTCCTCTTATCTGAGGGTCCTAAAATACTGCATCCCCTATAAAAAACGGCTCATCTACGCCGTTATCTGTATGGCGCTGTCCGCGATCGCCGCAATCACCCCGCCGTGGCTCATAAAGAACGTCGTTGACGACGTGCTCATCCGCAAGGAGACCTATATGCTGAACCTTCTCTGTTTCAGCGTCGTCTTTCTCTATATCCTGAAGGCCGTATTCACCTACGCCAACCTCTATCTCATGACCTGGGTGGGGCAAAAGGTGGTCATCGACATCCGCCTCGAGCTCTATGACCGCACGCAGAGGCTATCTCTGCTGACGCTCTACAGCAGGCGCTCCGGCGAATTCCTCTCGCGCATCACGAACGATGTGTCGACGCTGCAGAATATCCTTGCCTCGGTGGTCGTAGATTTTGTCGTGCAGGGCATCACCTTCGTCGGAATCATCGGATTGCTGCTCTTCCTCAACTGGCGGCTGACCCTCGCCACCTTCATGGTGATCCCCATAGCGGTATTCGCCATCGACCAGGCCTCGTCGAAGCTGCGCAGGGTGGGCACGGTGATCCAGGAACGCCTCGCAATGGTCGCCGCAATCGCGCAGGAGGCGGTCTCGTCGATAAAGATCGTCCGCTCCTTCGCCACCGAGGAGGAGGAATACGAACGGTTCAAGGAGGAAAGCGATCTTCACTTTAAAGCGGTGATGAAGGGAACACAGGTACGGGGCGCGTTGGAGGGTATCGTCGAGGTCATCCTCATCGCGGCGCTCGCCGCCATCCTCTGGATCGGCGGCCGCAACGTAATCGGCGGGAAGCTCACCGCCGGCGGCCTCATCGCCTTCCTCACCTACATCGGCCTGCTCGTGCAGCCGGTGCGCGTGCTCAGCCGCGTCGTCAGCACGATACAGCAGGGCGCCGCCTCCGCCGACCGCGTCTTTGAGATACTGGACGAGGCCAACGAGGTGCCGCTCACCGAACACCCCGTCGTCCATTCGCCGATGAAGGGACACGTGAGCTTTGAAAATGTCGATTTCCGCTATAACGATTCAAAGCATGTCCTCAACGGCATATCTTTTGAGATAAAACCGGGCGAGAAGGTCGCGATCGTCGGCCCTACCGGGGCGGGAAAATCGACGATCGCCGACCTCGTGATGCGCTTTTACGACCCGCAGGGCGGCGCCGTCAAGGTCGACGGGATAGACCTTCGCGACCTTGAATTAAAGTCATACCGCCGCCAGATAGGCGTCGTCCCCCAGGATCCCGTTCTTATGAAGGGCACCCTGGCCTATAATATCGGCTACGGATGCCGCGGCATGACGAAAGCGAGCCTTGAGCGGGCGGCTAAGATGGCCGGGATCTATGATTTCATCATGACGCTGCCGCGCGGCTTTGACACCGAGGTCGGAGAACGCGGCGTGACGCTCTCAGGCGGGCAGCGCCAGCGCGTCGCCATCGCGCGCGCCGTCGTGCGCGACCCACGGATATTGATAATGGACGAGGCAACCTCGTCGCTTGACGCGCTCGTCGAACAGCAGGTGCAGGAGGCGATGCACAACGCGATGGAGGGACGTACCTCCATCGTCATCGCGCACCGGCTGTCAACGATACGCGACGCCGACCGCATTCTGGTATTGAGGGACGGAAAGATCGCCGAGGCCGGCACTCACGACGAACTTGTGGCCGCCGGCGGACACTATTACAGGTTATTCGCAGCAAGCAACGGAGAACACACGGAAGTGGGCTAA
- the lpxK gene encoding tetraacyldisaccharide 4'-kinase, translating to MSKILRSYLKYARGESRFSPWSLLYPCQFVTHAWMKLRIGLFNRGIFSVTDPILPTISIGNNSFGGTNKTPMAEYIVRQFAEAGIKAGLVSRGYRTKEHPPLWIGQDGKSTRRDFAGDEPLMLAKRLPDTKVVVSRNRIEGVKLLAALGMEVAVTDDTFQHRKMGRDVDIVLVDSTCPFGNGQVIPAGSMREPMSAFRRADIVVLTKANQAAPGAGEAIKKRLAPYVEPDKIFTADIKLERWMEITPKGEKKLPEGFLPRGRYIAVSAIGNPGGFYNFLEEMGVGVALRRTYRDHHILTKEELAELDALAEESEADGFICTEKDLMNMPRELSLNRPLYVPSIAVSLHDPLAFRKKIMERLRPAFLVTSNGHGEDAIGLVLAKKLIERFKCAQIDAFTFVGSGKPYSLNGIRVVSPPAEMPSGGVVKYHLTDLFRDLRHGLGRSIRKQRDRMRSLLGKYRTPLCVGDVYLLASVLWGQGMKPILVATAKTVHLSGHLWIEKWLLRRRSVLVWTRDEETARELVGDGVPAVFYGNPVMDLLDEVKNPAFVWGERGAKILLLPGSRPRAYEDIKLILDTVSLLAAKMECSFVMVPAPTIDIKKMTENLVGWELSEDGTELFSKEISVTVCYEPVAAVAYGAELLIGLGGTANQLCAGLGIPVVSIIERGKLRQKKLLREAEILVPAEPEALSEAAWTILSDNKLRRSMQEAGMKNLGRTGALEKVVEYCAEELGWDTRCRVYERYRDYLESLEK from the coding sequence ATGTCGAAAATCTTGCGCAGCTACTTAAAATACGCGCGCGGCGAGAGCCGGTTTTCGCCGTGGAGCCTTTTATATCCGTGCCAGTTCGTTACGCACGCCTGGATGAAGCTGCGCATCGGCCTCTTCAACCGTGGGATATTCTCCGTCACCGACCCGATACTGCCAACGATAAGCATCGGCAACAACAGCTTCGGCGGCACCAATAAGACCCCTATGGCCGAATACATCGTCCGCCAGTTTGCCGAAGCGGGAATAAAGGCGGGACTTGTGAGCCGCGGCTACCGGACCAAGGAACACCCGCCCCTCTGGATCGGGCAGGACGGCAAGAGCACGCGCCGCGACTTCGCGGGCGACGAGCCGCTGATGCTCGCGAAAAGGCTGCCGGATACCAAGGTGGTCGTCTCGCGCAACCGCATCGAGGGCGTGAAGCTGCTCGCCGCACTCGGCATGGAGGTCGCCGTCACGGACGACACCTTCCAGCACCGTAAGATGGGACGCGACGTCGACATCGTTCTCGTCGACTCCACCTGCCCCTTCGGCAATGGGCAGGTGATACCCGCGGGCTCCATGCGCGAACCGATGTCGGCTTTCCGCCGCGCGGATATAGTCGTGCTCACCAAGGCCAATCAGGCCGCCCCGGGAGCCGGGGAGGCGATAAAGAAAAGGCTAGCCCCATATGTGGAGCCGGATAAAATATTCACCGCCGATATAAAACTCGAAAGATGGATGGAGATCACGCCCAAGGGAGAGAAGAAACTTCCCGAAGGATTCCTGCCGCGCGGCCGCTACATCGCGGTCTCGGCGATCGGAAATCCCGGCGGCTTTTATAATTTCCTTGAAGAAATGGGCGTCGGCGTCGCGCTGCGCCGCACCTACAGAGACCACCATATATTGACGAAGGAGGAGCTGGCGGAGCTGGACGCGCTCGCGGAGGAGAGCGAAGCCGACGGCTTCATCTGTACGGAGAAAGATCTTATGAACATGCCGCGGGAGCTCTCTCTGAACCGCCCGCTCTACGTGCCCTCGATCGCCGTCTCGCTCCACGACCCGCTCGCCTTTCGCAAAAAGATAATGGAGAGGCTGCGCCCAGCCTTCCTCGTCACCTCCAACGGCCACGGCGAGGACGCCATCGGCCTCGTGCTGGCTAAGAAGCTCATCGAACGTTTTAAATGCGCGCAGATAGACGCCTTCACCTTTGTCGGTTCTGGCAAACCATACTCGCTGAACGGCATCCGCGTCGTCTCGCCGCCGGCGGAGATGCCGAGCGGCGGCGTCGTAAAATACCACCTTACCGACCTGTTTCGGGACCTGCGCCACGGCCTCGGCCGCTCGATCAGAAAACAGCGGGACCGGATGCGCTCCCTGCTCGGCAAGTACCGCACGCCGCTCTGCGTCGGCGACGTCTACCTGCTCGCCAGCGTCCTCTGGGGGCAGGGGATGAAGCCGATACTGGTCGCCACCGCGAAGACCGTACACCTGAGCGGCCACCTATGGATAGAAAAGTGGCTGCTGCGCAGGCGCAGCGTCCTCGTCTGGACACGTGACGAGGAGACGGCCCGCGAGCTCGTCGGGGACGGCGTGCCGGCGGTCTTTTACGGCAACCCGGTGATGGATCTGCTCGACGAGGTTAAGAACCCGGCCTTCGTCTGGGGCGAACGCGGCGCGAAGATATTGCTGCTGCCGGGGAGCCGGCCACGCGCCTATGAGGATATCAAACTGATACTTGATACGGTATCGCTGCTCGCCGCGAAGATGGAGTGCAGCTTCGTGATGGTCCCGGCGCCAACGATCGACATCAAAAAGATGACGGAGAATCTTGTGGGCTGGGAGCTCTCGGAGGACGGGACGGAACTTTTCTCCAAAGAGATCAGCGTGACGGTATGTTATGAACCGGTCGCCGCCGTCGCCTACGGGGCGGAGCTGCTGATCGGGCTTGGCGGCACGGCGAACCAGCTCTGCGCCGGCTTGGGAATTCCGGTCGTATCGATAATAGAGCGCGGGAAGCTGCGCCAAAAAAAGCTGCTGCGCGAGGCGGAGATACTCGTCCCCGCGGAGCCGGAGGCGCTATCCGAGGCCGCCTGGACAATACTCTCCGACAATAAACTGCGGCGCTCCATGCAGGAGGCGGGAATGAAAAACCTCGGACGCACCGGCGCGCTTGAAAAGGTGGTAGAGTACTGCGCGGAGGAGCTTGGCTGGGATACGCGCTGCCGCGTATATGAAAGATACAGGGATTATCTTGAATCGCTGGAGAAATAG